From Oscillospiraceae bacterium CM, a single genomic window includes:
- a CDS encoding ketoacyl-ACP synthase III, translating into MSFKILGTGHYVPERVLTNDEMSTMVETSDEWIAQRVGIRERRVCTTETASELAFKAAEKALEMSGVKPEELDMILCATISADDASPSMACMVQNLLGASCPAMDISAACSGFIYMLDTAAGFFARGKVKKMLVVGAERLSRLVDWTDRNTCVIFADGAGAAVLGAGDNYLSSKLFAKGGDTVIKIPNYQGTSPFYQVESPSPYIKMNGQETFKFAVNAMAGDLAEVIESAGITQSDIAWVIPHQANLRIIDAAGRKLDIPAERFAKNIEKYGNTSAASIPILIDELHRDGQFKNGDYIALCSFGGGLSSAACVIRWGD; encoded by the coding sequence ATGAGTTTTAAAATCCTCGGAACAGGTCATTACGTGCCAGAGCGCGTATTGACAAATGATGAAATGTCCACCATGGTGGAAACCTCGGATGAGTGGATAGCACAGCGTGTCGGCATCCGTGAGCGGCGCGTTTGTACGACGGAAACGGCATCGGAGCTGGCGTTTAAGGCGGCGGAAAAAGCTCTTGAGATGAGCGGCGTCAAGCCGGAGGAGCTCGATATGATCCTTTGCGCGACCATCAGCGCAGACGACGCGTCTCCCTCGATGGCATGCATGGTTCAAAATCTTTTGGGCGCTTCCTGCCCGGCAATGGATATCAGCGCCGCGTGCAGCGGCTTCATCTATATGCTGGACACGGCCGCCGGTTTTTTTGCGCGCGGCAAGGTGAAAAAAATGCTTGTCGTCGGGGCTGAGCGGTTAAGCCGCCTTGTCGACTGGACCGACCGGAACACCTGCGTCATTTTTGCCGACGGCGCCGGTGCCGCCGTTTTGGGTGCGGGCGACAACTACCTGTCCTCAAAGCTCTTTGCAAAGGGCGGCGATACCGTTATTAAAATTCCGAATTATCAGGGGACATCGCCGTTTTATCAGGTCGAATCACCGTCGCCGTACATTAAAATGAACGGCCAGGAGACGTTTAAGTTTGCCGTCAACGCCATGGCGGGAGACCTCGCCGAAGTCATTGAGAGCGCGGGCATCACACAAAGCGACATCGCGTGGGTGATTCCGCACCAGGCCAATCTGCGCATTATTGACGCGGCCGGGCGCAAGCTCGATATTCCGGCCGAACGCTTTGCTAAAAACATTGAAAAATACGGCAACACCTCAGCGGCCAGCATCCCGATTTTAATCGACGAGCTTCACCGGGACGGCCAGTTTAAGAACGGGGATTATATCGCCCTGTGCAGCTTTGGCGGCGGCCTGTCAAGCGCGGCGTGCGTCATCCGCTGGGGCGACTGA
- a CDS encoding MarR family transcriptional regulator, producing MQNFQKTLNDMLMQIYHNIVRFEEEFLQNNSRIDLTIREMHLIECVGTDKNGKTVSEIADYLKVAKPSVTVAVNKLEKKGYLSKNSCRTDGRVVRVTLTREGRKIDAYHKRYHLSMIHEIENEFGEDEQAYVVRVIARLNKFFEKGVGAAT from the coding sequence GTGCAGAATTTCCAGAAAACCCTCAATGATATGCTGATGCAGATCTACCACAATATCGTCCGTTTTGAAGAAGAGTTTCTTCAAAACAACAGCCGTATTGACCTGACGATCCGTGAAATGCACTTGATCGAATGCGTCGGCACCGATAAAAACGGGAAGACGGTCAGCGAGATCGCCGACTACCTCAAGGTGGCCAAACCGTCGGTGACGGTTGCCGTTAACAAGCTGGAGAAGAAGGGGTATCTCAGCAAAAACAGCTGCCGGACGGACGGGCGTGTCGTCCGCGTCACGCTCACGCGTGAGGGCCGGAAGATTGACGCGTATCACAAGCGCTACCATCTGAGCATGATCCATGAAATTGAGAATGAATTTGGTGAAGACGAGCAGGCCTACGTCGTCCGCGTCATCGCCAGGCTGAATAAATTTTTCGAAAAAGGCGTTGGAGCAGCGACATGA